A region of the Salvia splendens isolate huo1 chromosome 11, SspV2, whole genome shotgun sequence genome:
GGACCGTTGACCGGgcccgacgctcggagacgtgctgggaccgacctcgccctcgggaggaggtaaGAGCGCGGACTATGAGTCCAGCCCACCTCCCATCAGCCCCGCTACTtcaccgaaaagccaacgcgggacctgtacagtcagcccgcacgtgtgaccagtcaaactccggagcagccacgcctaccgctaatacgggtctcccaggcggagaagtcagaacggtccaggttgggtctgtgctggcactgtcccgagaaatgggtgatgggacatgtgtgtaaacaacgcattctctgttatgcggatgatggggaggagtttgaggagaacattcaagatgagaatttagccaaagagaaaactgataatactcccacgataggattcggtgatgatgttcccaatgacattaccgatgttcacaatgatagcgctcctcttgatgttccaaacaacgagtcccctggagagttcgtcaagaacaaagggattgtcaagaacgacaatgagtcaccgcaagtgctcgttggggtatatgatgagaagattggtgaaaaggatgagacattgctagaagataaagaggaggatggttctattggtgaagtggagaagataatcgcatCGTTCAATGTTGCTCAAATGTCATAGACGGATGTTACGAATTATTGGGTTAAGAGAGGAAGTGCTTGCACTGGCGTAAGGATAACTACCTATGCTATGTGGATTTCTTTGATGGCGATGTTCCAAGTATTGTTCATCGTTCGATATCACTCGACGTCGATACACGATTCATCCCTCCGTGTAATGACACGCCATATTTGAGCAGTCTTGGAGGTGATAAAGGGAGACATTCAGctgttcgatatgtgtttgatccaggaggagacgtctagctaaagcttttgctttcaactctcgtccatggttcgtggttcccaccttatactattattatttagtttagatatattagggatttgcatatctttttctatatctttgttttcttgttcattaagtcagtagcattataaataggagttattgttatcactttattcatccaatcaatatatgaaattatcattcttttggctcaattgagtagcaaacaagaaacatctcctaaggctACCGACGAGTAAATCTCACGCTCAACTGCCCCTTTTTTGCcttccaagtcacgacccaacgttgggcgctcgacaacgacgacatctcgtttcttgattttgtgtggaaatcgacgttaacgAATTAGGTCCTTAataactggtgctttcatccagagctcaacatcctccgtctgcATTCATCAATATCCCCAAATAAATCACCACCTTTTCTACCGCAACCACGattcagtccgtcaacatgtcatacgacaatacgacttccctcaggcaacacagccattccgtccctaccagccggcccaacctcgccgtgtaaccagttgggaccctccgagcagccgggtggaagtactccgcccgccctcgtggcctgatccagaatcaccatacgtctcacaccacttggatccacctgatcatcgcccacggccgagataccagGCCATCGGGTGCTGTgatcgcgcgcaagacgcttggccccgacaccgcggtgGCTACGTCGAGGGGGGTGGTCACCTATCTGATCACGGAGATCATCAGACctaattagggtttgatcgctacccgacaaccgcaatgcagcggcaccgcccaacgtgctgggacccaccagcGCAAAAGCAGGACCGCGGTTACCGGACCGTTGACCGGgcccgacgctcggagacgtgctgggaccgacctcgccctcgggaggaggtaaGAGCGCGGACTATGAGTCCAGCCCACCTCCCATCAGCCCCGCTACTtcaccgaaaagccaacgcgggacctgtacagtcagcccgcacgtgtgaccagtcaaactccggagcagccacgcctaccgctaatacgggtctcccaggcggagaagtcagaacggtccaggttgggtctgtgctggcactgtcccgagaaatgggtgatgggacatgtgtgtaaacaacgcattctctgttatgcggatgatggggaggagtttgaggagaacattcaagatgagaatttagccaaagagaaaactgataatactcccacgataggattcggtgatgatgttcccaatgacattaccgatgttcacaatgatagcgctcctcttgatgttccaaacaacgagtcccctggagagttcgtcaagaacaaagggattgtcaagaacgacaatgagtcaccgcaagtgctcgttggggtatatgatgagaagattggtgaaaaggatgagacattgctagaagataaagaggaggatggttctattggtgaagtggagaagataatcgcatCGTTCAATGTTGCTCAAATGTCATAGACGGATGTTACGAATTATTGGGTTAAGAGAGGAAGTGCTTGCACTGGCGTAAGGATAACTACCTATGCTATGTGGATTTCTTTGATGGCGATGTTCCAAGTATTGTTCATCGTTCGATATCACTCGACGTCGATACACGATTCATCCCTCCGTGTAATGACACGCCATATTTGAGCATTCTTGGAGGTGATAAAGGGAGACATTCAGctgttcgatatgtgtttgatccaggaggagacgtctagctaaagcttttgctttcaactctcgtccatggttcgtggttcccaccttgagtacaaggtggattttaaccgtgggggagttgatacgagtcttataatattattatttagtttagatatattagggatttgcatatctttttctatatctttgttttcttgttcattaagtcagtagcattataaattggagtttggaaaagaaaaaagaaaaaaaaaggaaaaaaaaagagagaagaagagtgATATTGAGCGAAGGGGTGTTTCTTCATCATTTGGTCATCCACACGCACTCAAGCTCACCGTAGCCAAAGTCAGTGGACCAATATGTGAAGTCTGCCATGACTACATCTTCTCCGGAGAGCTTGTCTACAGATGCAGCGATGACAACTGTGGCGACAACCTAACATTACACGAAAAATGCGCAGAAATGCCGCTGGAGATCAGTCTGTCCTCCCACCCTCAACACTCCCTCATCCAAAAACAACTCCCTTGTTCCCCCGACCATGTGCAGTGTAGTGTGCACACATATGATCCAAGGAGGGATAGGGTACATGTTACGATCCATATATCTTAGGATTCtccaaatatttagttatcttttcaatccccatatcttttcatatattattttcttattccaTAAGTTAGGGTTTagattattataaatatgaccATTCATTATTCTTTCAAGCAATCAATAAAGAAATATTTTGCCCACGTATCTTGTGCAATACTCTAAGGAATTCATAATtctgccgacggaggaagaatcTTCGCGCCAGAGCGAGTCTGACCGCCGACCCCAACGATCGGGGCGCCGGATTTGTGGTGTTGCGTACGACGTTAGCAAGATTTCTTTGTTGAGAGAATAGtgctcttaacaactggtgctttcatccagagctcaacatcctccgtcttcTTCATCCATCATCACCATTGCCGCCTCTTGCATCCGTAAAAGACTTTGAGATGCCAAATTTCGAATCCTCCTATACAACCAAGTTGTTTGATCGCATACATGCTGCGATTGACAAACTGGAGACCCGGTTGGACGCAACCAATCGACGCATTGGCAAACTTCGTGCGCCTCCGCTGCCGGAGCCACCTCCTCATCAGACTCCAGACCCTATGTACTCGCAGCGAACCCGCCGCTATCCGCCCCACAGTCAGTCGCGGCCTAGAACACCTCCTTACACCGCTGGGTCGTCATCCTATTTCACCCCAGATATGTACGGCCCGCAGCCGTATTCTTGTTCAGACTGGGAACAACTTGGAGTGCTCAGCGACTACTATGAGCCGCCGCACGAGCGCTCTAATTCTAGCCGGTATTCCGTCCGACGGAATGCCTACCGGCCATCTGGAGAGCTTAGCGACTACTACGAGCCGCCGCACGTGCGCTCTAATTCCAGCTGGTATTTTGCCCGACAGAATGTCTACCGGCCTCCGCGCAACGCCTTCAACTCTGGGGATCAGTTCGCGGAGCAGGAACGACCACTCCGACAACCGCATTGCACGCGCCAAAGCCCAAACTTGGGTTGGTCTTCGTCAGAATCGCACCAGCAGCCGTTTCTGCATGCGAAAAAACGAGACTTGCTGGGATCTGCCCTCCCAAACGTCCAGTCGCCGTGTTGGAAAGATTCGCGCTCCCCCGTTGCCAGAACATACGCCACAGCTGACTCCGTCAGATCGTCAGCTAcagcagccaagtacaacatCGACTATTGAGCTTCCGCCCTACGCCGCACCGAGCCCTTGCCAGCCCTTGCTATCGATGTCCGTGAACGCTCCATTATGCGCCTCTCCTTGTCAACCGCAAGCGGGTGTGTCAAGCTCAAGAAAAAATGAGTGGAAAATTGATTCGGACGATGGTGAAGAGAAGGGGGAAGAGAAGTTGATAGTACTTAGTAATGTGCGGAATGCAGAAGATGAGGGAAGATGCCTTGGAGAAGTCATTACTCATACACATTCACCAAAACTTGACGAGTGTTTGGATATTTAAGTGTGTGGATATGTACATGAATTGAGAGACCAAGTTGAAGACGATTCTTCTTCTTCGAGTTTAGTTGTGCCGATTGGGTATACATGTGAGAATACAAGAGATTTTGACTATTATTCTAATCGCAGGTTGGTGGAAGAGGAGCATTGTGAATACCTGGGCAATATGCTTTTAATGGACTCTAAATCCGAGACAAAAGTGGAAGAAGTATGTGGCGTTGATGCTTCTAATTCGAATGCGACTGGGGCATATATTTCGTCTATTGCCCTGCTTGATGAAAAGCATGGAGTTGAGGAGGACAGAGCTGTAAGCCATACATACCACCAAGTTTCGGCTTCTAAAGAAATATATTGGTCGTGCATCTCCGATATGAATAGCATCCTCTCAACATCACTGCCACTGTCTGCTGCTGCATTATTGTCGGATGTCAAGTGTTTGCACGTTCCGGATGGGGATTTCAAGTGTTTGCAAGTTCCGGATGCAGAAGTGTGCAAATGGAGACGTTCACCTTTTGATGACCACATTAGTCCTCCTTTGCTAATTTTTTATGGAGGTAaagaagggagacgttcagttgttcggtgtgtgtttgatccaggaggagatgcCTCGGCAAAacttctgctttcaactctctttgttgctccgtggttcccaccttgagggcaaggtggattttaaccgtgggggagttgttacgatccctatatcttaggattctccaaatatttagttatcttttcaatccccatatcttttcatatattattttcttattccaTAAGTTAGGGTTTagattattataaatatgaccATTCATTATTCTTTCAAGCAATCAATAAAGAAATATTTTGCCCACGTATCTTGTGCAATACTCTAAGGAATTCATAATtctgccgacggaggaagaatcTCCGCGCCAGAGCGAGTCTGACCGCCGACCCCAACGATCGGGGCGCCGGATTTGTGGTGTTGCGTACGACGTTAGCAAGATTTCTTTGTTGAGAGAATAGTGCTCTTAACAGTACAGCTGCTCGGCCTCGTGCGATTTCCACATCCATATAGGGAGCATGGATGTGATGGGCGAGCCCAGCTTCACCAAACATCCTAGCCATCCGCACCACGACCCTATACTGCTGCGGAGGGCCAAGGCCTTGGTGAGGTGTGATGCTTGTGGCACCATACACAGAGGGAACTCCTATATCTGCACAGTCTGTCCGTACTGCATCAACGAGAGCTGTGCAGCCTTGCCTGCTGCCACCTCCACGGCCACCAGCTCTCCCTTGCTTATCGTCTCCCACTTGAATATATCAAGTACAATTTCAAGTGTGATGTGTGTTTCAAGATCTTGTCCCCTGATTATTGGGTCTATCATTGTAGGATTTGCAGATATGTTGCCCATATCCATTGTGCCACCACAACATCTCCCCTCATCAACTAACATCCCTCATTCTTCTTATCTATATCACTCAAAACCTACACATTTCTTGTTTAGTATTTACATGGtatagtatattaattaaatgaatagagaataaagtagagacaTTAATCACTTTTTAAACAtcttaaatgataaaatatgtaattactATTTAACTAATTCCAAAATCTGAATGTTGATGAAAATCAATTGAGGGCTTTTAAGGTTTGGGTTGCACTCTAATGTTGTCAATTTGAACTTTAGTGTGGTAGATGAGagatgagataaaaaaaagCTTTCAATTCATTACATGCAAAGTCCAAAATGATTTCTTCGTAAATTTGATTAATTTCTTTAAATTAGagttatttatttgaattatttttccttaGGAACACTGTTGATGTGGATCCGGCTGTGGTTGTGTGTCCCATAAATGACATAGCGGAGAGGCTATTGGACCATTTGTTAGGAAATTAGGAATAACCCCCGACCATCTCTAATGTTGATGAGATCGTCAAATGCAAATATAAACTCCATAACCCTGATCATCAACTTCGTTTAATCTCATCATCACCATGTCATCAACAAGAAGGaaaggaagatgaagatgaagatgaagatgataatgataatgatcTTAAGTACGGGTTTAAGTCCAAATTGGTATGTGATGGATGCACCGCACCAATTTCATCCTCCTCAAGTGAATACATAAGTTGTGGTGAATGCAAATACTTTCTCCACTTAGCTTGCTTCCAATTACCATTTTGTATCCACTCCACCCCCAACCTTATCACACCCTAACCCTTCAAATGTGTCCCACACTCAACTTTATTCGCTGCAACATTTGTAACTTCTTTACTAATGGACTCGTATATTGATAAAGTGCTTTTGTCTGCCTGACACCATAAAACACGCAGCTCACCCGTACCACAATCTCAACCTTCAGCTCATGGAAGTGATGACGAAGGCGAAAAGGAACATTCCGCGCATGTGCTGGGCTTGTGATAATCCTACAAGTGGTGATGCCTGAGATATCATATTGCAGTCACGGTGTGCGCTGCTGCCGGCACAAGTGAATAATTGTAGATGGGATAAGCACCCGCTGCCACTGACGTACGATGCTAGCGCCAACCATCCAAGTGAATTCAACTGCGATCTCTGTGAGGGGGAGATGAATCCCAAGACTTGGATGTATCACTGCCGAGGCTGCGATCCATCCTGCATGCTTGCCAACCGTGCTGGGATGGAGTCGGAACATTAAGTTTGGGCAGCGATATAATATCGGGGCATTTCACAAACACGATTTTGGGTATTCTACAAGCTATCCTCGACGGGAGCGGATCTTGTCGGCCTGGTCTCAGAAAATAAGGGAGTTTGGACATCGATATGATGGCATGACGCTTCACCAACACCCTGTAGCGTATCAACTAACCAACAAGTTGGGCTGTAGCATTTGTGGCATGAGGAAGGTTTATGGATTTCAGTGTGATTCACACAAAAGTGACTTCTTCGTTTGTTTTGACCTGTGCGGTAGATATCTCAGAAATGTAAGACGCTTTAATTGAAGATAACTCTTGGAATAAAGAATTACTCCTACTTTTTTACTATCTTCTTCTTAAATAGTAAGATGTGTAATCACTGGGGAGGGTATGTGAGAGTATTATATCCAAGTAAATATATCACATTCAAAGTGGACAGGAAATTACCGGACACAAATTGCAATAACATTCTACTGTAGAGATATAAGCAATTAAATTCCAAAAACCAAAACTTTAGGTTAATCCAGAAGAGTAATTGCAAACCAACAGAAAGTATCCCAAACGCAAAATCCTAAATTGTCTCCAAATTTAAAACCCTCACTACCAAAAAGTTGTTCCAGATAGGCAGGACAAGATGACCCATGTCCACATCACTTTCAAGAAACAAGGTTGTCGTTCAGCGACAGCGAAGCAAGTTGGTCGGCAGGGCTACCAGACTGCTGAACGTTCCTCAGGACATCCATTGCCTCAGAAACCTTTGATTTCAAAGCATCAGGCGACTCGAGCAAATGAAGAACCTCGGTCTGATCCATCTCCAGAAGCATTCCTGTAACCTTCGCAGCATGCTCGTGCTCAAGCTGATCAACGAGCGGGTACAAGTTCTCACCCAGCATCTGTTGAGTTTACATGTTAAACACACTGGATGAGACAAGAAATGAATGCAATTGTACACTTGGGGAAGACTGCTTACCGTCCTCTGTTGTTCAGGTGTTGCATTGGCAAGGGCAGAAGCCAAAGCAGTAACCGGCATAGGCTGTGGACCAGCAGAATCGCGAGGAAGCATGCCACCCAGGTCGTATGGCACAGAAAGCATTCCACCGGGAATGGGCCCATCTGGCACATTACGACCAGGAGGATACCTATACATCCTCCCCCTTGGCATCATCTAAACAAAAGAATACATCATGATTAGCACAACAGCGAACCATGTGTAAGATCAAAAAACATCGGAAAGGTTGGTATAACCTGCTGTTGCATCATCGGCACAGGCTGCTGATTTTGTTGCCCTGGACCTCCTCTTCTGCCACCAGGTCGTTGGCCCTGCTGACCCTGTTGGACTAGTGGCATAAAGAAGTTTGGCATGGGAGCAGCCCCAGGGCGCATTCCAGGAACAAGCTGCTGCTGATAACCAAAGCCAGCCTAAAACATTTTGCAGTAGTTAGAATTATCTAATAATCATTAAAAACTACAAAGGTGTCACATGTCGAATGTAGCATGTCCTATTCACATATTACAAGTATAAAAATTTACCACCAAAACTCACCTCCAGATCCCAATAATATGAAAACAACCTCACATAATAATAAACTATTAAGCTCAGACAATGATCACCTGAGGAGGAATGATAGCAGGGGCTTGTCCATAAAATAGCTGCTGCCCGATACCAGGTGCACCAGGGGGATACATGGGCATACGTGGAGCCATAGAAGGTGGCATTCCTACAGGCCTCATTTGCAAAAATTGGGCCTAGAAGTAGCAGTGTAACACAGTTTTCGGAACAAATAAAGTCATTATACACGATAATCAAAACATGTGCAAATATCAAAAAGTTATTGCAGTAAATCAGAAAAAAGGAAACTAGATCTGGGCAATTAGTTCAAAAATGGTTACGCACATGCAGGTATCATGTCTTTGAAGTTTGTAAAAACAACACTGGTGGAAAGTGGAAACTAATTTAAACCACCATTTTATTCTCCTTTGTGGAACAGTGGGTCATCAAGAGAAGGAAAATATATCGTGTTCCACCAAATCCATTAACAAATACAGCCATGCATGCTTTTACAAATAAGAAGCATATACCTGTAACTTGGCTCTCCTCTCTTCCTTGCGTTGTGCCAATGCAACATAAAGAGGCTTGCTAATTAACATTTTCCCATTCATTTCAGTAAGCTAACAATGACAACCAACAACACGATTAGTTCAAGCACATAATATTGATATTTCATCTAGAAAGTCGTAGTTATAGTATCAATACACACAGCTCGGGAAGCTTCTTCAGGAGATGAAAAGGCAACAAACCCAGATCCTCTGCTTATTCCACTAGGATCACGCATAACCTACAACCCAAGACAAGACATCATCACATCAGTAGAATTGGAGACAATTGGTATCACATGGACATGACAGCATTATTTGAATCCCGTGTAAGAAACGAATATTTAATACCTTACAAGAGGTGATGGTACCAAAACCTGAAAACAGTTCTCTCAGCCTGTCATCATCAATGCTATCATCTAGGTTTTTAACATATAGATTAACTCCTGGAAATTTGTCAACAGTTTCCCTGGTAGTCTGCTCAAACCGACTTTTAAGTTCATTCTCTCTCTCCGACTTCTTCTGTGCTTTGCCAACATaccattccttgtcatcaaatTTCTTTCCGTTTAGAGCTTCAACAGCTTTAGCAGCATCATCGGCATGCTCAAAATTTACAAATCCAAAACATTTCGACTTCCCATCAGCATCCCTCATCACTACAGCACTAGTGATTACTCCATATTCACCAAAAGTTGTTTTCAAATCATCATCTGTAATGGTATCAGCTAAATTTTTCACAAACACATTGTTGAACTTAGCATTGGCCTGTGTAGTATCCCTTTCTTGCTTACGAAGGAAATGCCCGACATAGACTTGCTTATCATTAATAAGCATACCATTTAACTTATCTATAGCACTTTGTGCAGCTTCTTCAGTATCAAATTGAACAAATCCATAACCCTTAGACTGACCATGGGGGTCTGTCGCAATCTTGCAGGAAAGGATGTTGCCAAAGCTAGAGAACGTGTCATGCAAAGCTTTGTTGTCAATTGTTTTGTCCAGATTCTACAAAAGAAAATTCATGAGAAAAGTACATGCAGAAACTCTAGGTACAAAATCATAACAATACAGCTCTAACAAGAATAGCATACAAAAAAGGGGTGAGTAGAACAGATAAACTGCATGTATGTAGAATTATGACTAAGGAATGAAACAGCAGGAGTTATTCCTCATTTCCTCTCAACATAAATTTAAGACTCAGTTGCTTGACAGTTCAGCTCACCAAATTGCCAATTACTATAACACTAGCAAATGGAATTGATTTCAGATCTTTGCTCAACCAGAAAGAGAGGCAGTCAACCACATTTTGTCAACAATGAAAAGGTGTGATGTAGCCGTGGATCAAAACATCTCAAAAAAAATGACTAGAAAGAATCCAAAAAGGCTCTataatgaagaaattaaaaaccaatcacaatatatatataatcaaacAACGAGAAGTTACCTTGATAAAGATATTTGCCATTCCACTTTTTCTAACACTTGGATCGCGGTGAGAATACATCACTCGGATCGACTTGCTATTGAGAGGAGTGAAGTTCAACAATTCCAAAGCTCTTGCAGCTGTTACCACAGATGACATAATAATATTAGCCAGTGACAAACCACAGCTATGGTTTAGCTAGAAAAGAGTATACGCAAAGCAACAAAATCACCAAATTAAAGCAGTAACAAGAGCAGAAAGATTAGAAGTGAAATGATTGGTCACAGTGCCAGACAGTAGCAAACAAAATAAGGAAATATGTTATACAGATGGCAAGAAGTCACATACATGCCAAAACAGCAAAAAATATTGCAACAAGTTTCAGGACTTAGAACGACCATCTTTCTCAAGCATTTGCATGCAAAAACAACCTGATGACAAATTTTTATAAgctcaaatttttatttttaatttttgcaaATTCACCATCTCCATTCCTATTACAAATTATTCTCTCAAAATTAACACATACTGCCattctattaaaatatttacaCACTCAACATTCAAATCTGAAGGATTCAACATGAGAACCATGCTTAACACCCTACTATTCTGCGATTAAATCATGTGGTTGCTCGTGCATGCAAAGAAAACCTCTAAAACTCAGCAATCGGTaatacaaaacaataaaattttaaagcGCTAACCATCCTGGGGGTTGGCATAGTTGACATAGCCATAGCCAAGGCTGCGCTGAGTGCCAAGCTCGCGACAAACCCTAACCGAGACAACCTGCCCGACCGAATTGAACAGATCGTAGAGCTGCGAGTC
Encoded here:
- the LOC121756458 gene encoding polyadenylate-binding protein 8-like produces the protein MAQIQVQHQNVAAAAAPIGVAAVAAPAPGGAAGGQFQTTSLYVGDLDFNVTDSQLYDLFNSVGQVVSVRVCRELGTQRSLGYGYVNYANPQDAARALELLNFTPLNSKSIRVMYSHRDPSVRKSGMANIFIKNLDKTIDNKALHDTFSSFGNILSCKIATDPHGQSKGYGFVQFDTEEAAQSAIDKLNGMLINDKQVYVGHFLRKQERDTTQANAKFNNVFVKNLADTITDDDLKTTFGEYGVITSAVVMRDADGKSKCFGFVNFEHADDAAKAVEALNGKKFDDKEWYVGKAQKKSERENELKSRFEQTTRETVDKFPGVNLYVKNLDDSIDDDRLRELFSGFGTITSCKVMRDPSGISRGSGFVAFSSPEEASRALTEMNGKMLISKPLYVALAQRKEERRAKLQAQFLQMRPVGMPPSMAPRMPMYPPGAPGIGQQLFYGQAPAIIPPQAGFGYQQQLVPGMRPGAAPMPNFFMPLVQQGQQGQRPGGRRGGPGQQNQQPVPMMQQQMMPRGRMYRYPPGRNVPDGPIPGGMLSVPYDLGGMLPRDSAGPQPMPVTALASALANATPEQQRTMLGENLYPLVDQLEHEHAAKVTGMLLEMDQTEVLHLLESPDALKSKVSEAMDVLRNVQQSGSPADQLASLSLNDNLVS